From the Lathyrus oleraceus cultivar Zhongwan6 chromosome 4, CAAS_Psat_ZW6_1.0, whole genome shotgun sequence genome, one window contains:
- the LOC127074918 gene encoding high affinity nitrate transporter 2.5 has product MNLELPTPPSTNQPQQQKFSLQVDSENKSTEFKIHSIAKPHMLAFHLSWFSFFACFVSSFAAAPLVPIIRDNLNLTATDIGNAGVASVSGAVFARIAMGTACDLVGPRLASASLILLTSPAVYFTSIIDSPTSFLLVRFFTGFSLATFVSTQFWMSSMFSTTVVGRANGFSGGWGNLGGGATQLIMPLVFSLIQNIGSTKFTAWRIAFFIPAFLQTMTAFSILIFGQDLPDGNFHGLKKSGEKAKDEFSKVLYHGVLNYRGWILALTYGYCFGVELTVDNIIAEYFYDKFNLKLSTAGIIAASFGLANVFSRPGGGVISDLMAKRFGMRGRLWCLWICQTLAGVFCVILGLVGSLNVSVVVMIIFSVFVQAACGMTFGIVPFVSRRSLGVISGMTGGGGNVGAVITQLIFFKGSTFSKERGITLMGAMIIICTLPLFLIYFPQWGGMLFGPSSSKNVSEEDYYMSEWNSKEREKGSHHGSLKFADNSRSERGRKLNISTRPSEDVTPPQNV; this is encoded by the exons ATGAATCTAGAACTCCCAACACCACCATCAACCAACCAACCCCAACAACAAAAATTCTCCCTTCAAGTAGATTCAGAAAACAAATCCACAGAATTCAAAATCCACTCAATAGCCAAACCTCACATGCTAGCATTCCATCTATCATGGTTCTCATTCTTTGCATGTTTTGTTTCAAGCTTTGCAGCAGCACCACTTGTTCCTATAATCCGTGACAACCTTAATCTCACAGCAACAGACATAGGAAATGCCGGTGTAGCTTCTGTTTCCGGTGCTGTTTTCGCAAGAATCGCCATGGGAACAGCTTGTGATTTAGTTGGTCCTCGTCTTGCTTCTGCTTCTCTCATCCTCTTAACTTCACCAGCTGTGTACTTCACTTCTATCATTGATTCTCCTACAAGTTTTCTTCTGGTGCGTTTCTTCACCGGCTTTTCTTTAGCCACGTTTGTTTCGACTCAGTTTTGGATGAGTTCCATGTTTTCCACCACTGTTGTTGGTAGAGCAAACGGTTTCTCAGGTGGTTGGGGTAACCTTGGTGGAGGAGCAACGCAACTCATCATGCCACTTGTGTTTTCTCTAATCCAAAACATTGGTTCAACAAAATTCACTGCATGGAGAATAGCTTTTTTCATACCTGCTTTTCTGCAAACCATGACAGCATTTTCAATACTAATATTTGGACAAGATTTACCTGATGGAAACTTCCATGGTTTGAAAAAATCAGGTGAGAAAGCAAAAGATGAATTCTCAAAAGTGCTTTACCATGGTGTGTTGAATTATAGAGGTTGGATTTTAGCTTTGACTTATGGATATTGTTTTGGAGTGGAGTTGACTGTGGATAATATCATAGCTGAGTATTTTTATGACAAGTTTAACCTTAAACTTAGCACTGCTGGAATCATTGCTGCAAGTTTTGGTTTGGCTAATGTTTTTTCTAGACCTGGAGGAGGGGTTATTTCTGATTTAATGGCAAAGAGATTTGGAATGAGGGGGAGGTTATGGTGTTTGTGGATTTGTCAAACGTTGGCCGGTGTTTTTTGTGTGATTTTGGGACTTGTTGGATCTTTGAATGTTTCTGTTGTTGTTATGATTATTTTCTCTGTTTTTGTTCAAGCTGCTTGTGGAATGACTTTTGGAATTGTTCCTTTTGTCTCAAGAAG GTCGTTAGGAGTAATATCAGGAATGACAGGAGGAGGAGGAAACGTTGGTGCAGTTATAACCCAACTAATATTCTTCAAAGGATCAACGTTTTCAAAAGAAAGAGGAATAACACTAATGGGTGCAATGATCATAATATGCACTCTACCATTATTCTTAATCTATTTTCCACAATGGGGTGGCATGTTATTTGGTCCATCTTCATCTAAAAATGTCTCTGAAGAAGATTATTATATGTCTGAATGGAACTCAAAGGAAAGAGAGAAAGGCTCTCATCATGGAAGTTTGAAATTTGCTGATAATAGTAGAAGTGAAAGAGGTAGAAAATTGAATATTTCAACTAGGCCTTCTGAGGATGTCACACCACCACAAAATGTTTGA